In Streptomyces sp. DG2A-72, one genomic interval encodes:
- a CDS encoding BTAD domain-containing putative transcriptional regulator, with amino-acid sequence MRYGILGVALAEDDDGKPVSIGGPRLRALLTALALRPGRIITPDTLIDDVWAADPPQDAPAALQALVGRLRRTVGKDAVTSHPGGYRLTATQDDVDLYVFERLVRQGTAALDRDDSGSAAGDLDDALALWRGPALADLPDRTAAARPEALRMEATRAHAEARLRLGQAQDAVPELTELTAAHPYDEPLHALLIRALRDTGRSADALAAYETARRALADGLGTDPGPELRALHQALLDQPTVPAPAPRKGNLRPRLTSFVGREPELDAIRSELHRARLVTLTGPGGSGKTRLAEEAAAGLPQAWLVELAPLDQPEAVPGAVVSALGLRETVLMTTEMATPQDDPVALLVEHCAPRSQLLILDNCEHVIGAAADLAETLLTRCPGLTILATSREPLGVPGESVRPVEPLVPDQAHRLFAERAAAVRPDAASVLQDTEAVAEICRRLDGLPLAIELAAARLRLLTPRQIADRLDDRFRLLTSGSRTVLPRQQTLRAVVDWSWELLDERERTVLREVSVFAGGWDLSAAEAVCTGPVSDLLGALVDKSLIVAAPCERDGGDGMRYRLLETIHEYAVERAAEFPGARLAAERRHRAWARALVEQAEPLLRSAGQLPWISRLETELDNIRAALHRGLVAGEEAEAGAIALALGWFWFLRNYRREGAEWIERVLRMGAALDSGLGLDVDVVGGGGPVGRSSNGEPTGRIREGRVALPLGAPDPVEAFLAAPDGQSRHPLRALRMDLRMMYLFLMTEAEPKRAVEDLRYREYIARVRAFYEQGGPEAARMPGLAWPLTAFYLRNSVDARAAMDRAVANCRMYGGDWELAVLLMFRAHMVVDAPGRLEGVDEDLAEVRLLSRRVGDRWIRAQVCSASGEAAMARSRFEDAEKEYAEGLRLAYEVGAYAESPFLLARLAEIAYRSGDRAAALISLDEASAAADRYGVADARAFVLMLRAHLALEAHDLARARELCEATRVETEHGTPPPQFTVALNALDALITAAESGPRHGLPILADTLRQAVGWRCAEWVTAELAENAAHLVSALGDHARAVRLLAASEDWREGHPRPLPGRTVAERTEAVARTALGADRYAAERTKGTALTPVDVQDELAEAVLSHPAAQAP; translated from the coding sequence GTGCGGTACGGAATTCTGGGCGTTGCGCTGGCGGAAGACGATGACGGGAAGCCCGTATCCATCGGCGGCCCCCGCCTCCGCGCCCTGCTGACCGCCCTCGCCCTACGCCCCGGCCGCATCATCACCCCCGACACTCTGATCGACGACGTATGGGCGGCCGACCCACCACAGGACGCCCCGGCCGCCCTCCAGGCCCTCGTCGGCCGTCTCCGTCGCACCGTCGGCAAGGACGCCGTCACCTCCCACCCCGGCGGCTACCGCCTCACGGCAACGCAGGACGACGTAGACCTGTACGTCTTCGAGCGGCTCGTACGACAGGGCACGGCCGCACTCGACCGTGACGATTCGGGCTCCGCCGCCGGTGATCTTGATGACGCCCTCGCCCTGTGGCGCGGCCCCGCCCTCGCCGACCTCCCGGACCGGACCGCCGCGGCCCGCCCGGAGGCCCTGCGCATGGAGGCGACCCGTGCCCATGCCGAGGCACGGCTGCGGCTCGGGCAGGCCCAGGACGCCGTACCGGAGCTGACGGAACTGACCGCGGCGCACCCGTACGACGAACCGCTGCACGCCCTCCTCATCCGCGCCCTGCGCGACACGGGCCGGTCCGCGGACGCCCTCGCCGCGTACGAGACGGCACGCCGCGCACTCGCCGACGGCCTCGGCACCGATCCCGGCCCGGAACTCCGCGCCCTGCACCAGGCGTTGCTCGATCAGCCGACGGTCCCGGCCCCGGCGCCCCGCAAGGGCAACCTCCGTCCACGCCTTACCTCTTTCGTGGGCCGGGAACCCGAACTCGACGCCATCCGTTCCGAATTGCACAGGGCCCGACTCGTCACCCTCACCGGACCGGGCGGCTCTGGGAAGACCCGCCTCGCCGAGGAAGCCGCCGCCGGGCTCCCGCAGGCGTGGCTGGTCGAGCTGGCCCCGCTCGACCAACCGGAGGCGGTGCCAGGCGCGGTGGTCAGCGCGCTCGGTCTGCGCGAGACCGTGCTGATGACCACCGAGATGGCGACCCCGCAGGACGACCCGGTCGCCCTGCTCGTAGAGCACTGCGCCCCGCGCAGTCAGCTCCTGATCCTTGACAACTGCGAACATGTCATCGGCGCCGCCGCCGACCTCGCCGAAACGCTGCTGACCCGCTGCCCGGGGCTCACGATCCTCGCCACCAGCCGTGAACCCCTGGGCGTACCCGGCGAGTCGGTGCGCCCGGTCGAACCTCTCGTCCCCGACCAGGCGCACCGCCTCTTCGCGGAGCGCGCCGCCGCCGTCCGTCCCGATGCGGCCTCCGTGCTCCAGGACACGGAGGCGGTGGCGGAGATCTGCCGTCGTCTCGACGGGCTGCCGCTCGCCATCGAGCTGGCCGCCGCCCGGCTGCGGCTGCTCACGCCCCGGCAGATCGCCGACCGTCTCGACGACCGCTTCCGCCTCCTCACCTCCGGAAGCCGCACCGTCCTGCCCCGCCAGCAGACCCTGCGCGCGGTCGTCGACTGGTCCTGGGAGCTGCTCGACGAGCGGGAGCGGACGGTGCTGCGTGAGGTGTCCGTGTTCGCGGGCGGCTGGGACCTCTCGGCGGCGGAGGCCGTGTGCACCGGTCCCGTCTCGGATCTCCTCGGCGCCCTCGTCGACAAGTCCCTGATCGTGGCGGCCCCTTGCGAGCGGGACGGCGGCGACGGCATGCGGTATCGCCTGCTGGAGACGATCCACGAATACGCCGTCGAGCGCGCCGCCGAGTTCCCCGGGGCGCGCCTGGCCGCCGAGCGCCGGCACCGTGCGTGGGCGCGCGCCCTCGTCGAGCAGGCCGAGCCCCTGCTCCGTTCCGCCGGTCAACTCCCTTGGATCTCCCGCCTGGAGACCGAGCTGGACAACATCCGCGCGGCCCTCCACCGCGGCCTCGTGGCGGGGGAGGAGGCAGAGGCCGGTGCCATCGCCCTCGCCCTGGGCTGGTTCTGGTTCCTGCGCAACTATCGCCGCGAGGGCGCGGAGTGGATCGAGCGCGTGCTGCGCATGGGCGCGGCTCTGGATTCGGGCTTGGGCCTGGATGTGGATGTGGTGGGCGGGGGCGGTCCGGTTGGTCGCTCGAGCAACGGGGAGCCCACGGGCCGCATCCGCGAGGGGCGCGTCGCTTTGCCCCTCGGCGCTCCTGACCCGGTCGAGGCCTTCCTCGCCGCCCCTGACGGACAGTCCCGGCATCCGCTGCGTGCCCTGCGGATGGATCTCAGGATGATGTATCTCTTCCTGATGACCGAGGCCGAGCCGAAGCGTGCGGTGGAGGATCTGCGGTACCGGGAGTACATCGCGCGCGTGCGGGCCTTCTATGAGCAGGGCGGTCCGGAGGCTGCCCGGATGCCGGGCCTGGCCTGGCCCCTGACCGCTTTCTACCTGCGGAACTCGGTGGACGCCCGGGCCGCCATGGACCGGGCGGTCGCCAACTGCCGTATGTACGGCGGCGACTGGGAGCTCGCCGTGCTGCTGATGTTCCGTGCGCACATGGTCGTCGACGCACCCGGCCGGCTTGAGGGTGTGGACGAGGACCTGGCGGAAGTGCGGTTGCTCAGCAGGCGCGTCGGTGACCGCTGGATCAGGGCCCAGGTGTGCAGCGCGAGCGGCGAGGCGGCCATGGCGCGCAGCCGTTTCGAGGATGCCGAGAAGGAGTACGCCGAGGGCTTGCGGCTGGCCTACGAGGTGGGTGCCTACGCCGAGTCGCCGTTCCTCCTGGCCCGGCTCGCCGAGATCGCCTACCGCTCGGGCGATCGCGCCGCCGCCCTGATCTCGCTGGACGAGGCGAGCGCCGCCGCCGACCGGTACGGAGTGGCGGACGCCCGTGCGTTCGTCCTGATGCTGCGGGCCCACCTGGCCCTGGAGGCGCACGATCTCGCACGCGCGCGTGAGTTGTGCGAGGCGACCCGCGTGGAGACGGAGCACGGCACTCCGCCGCCCCAGTTCACTGTGGCGCTGAACGCGCTCGATGCACTGATCACGGCCGCCGAGTCCGGCCCGCGGCACGGACTGCCGATCCTCGCGGACACACTGCGCCAGGCTGTGGGGTGGCGGTGCGCCGAATGGGTCACGGCAGAGCTTGCCGAAAACGCGGCGCATCTCGTGTCCGCGCTCGGCGACCACGCCCGCGCCGTCCGCCTGCTCGCCGCCTCCGAGGACTGGCGCGAGGGCCACCCCCGTCCCCTGCCGGGGCGCACGGTGGCCGAGCGGACCGAGGCCGTCGCCCGCACCGCCCTGGGCGCCGACCGGTACGCGGCCGAGCGCACCAAGGGAACCGCCCTGACCCCCGTTGATGTGCAGGACGAGCTCGCCGAGGCGGTGCTCAGTCACCCGGCCGCGCAGGCGCCGTAA
- a CDS encoding SpoIIE family protein phosphatase, producing the protein MNFTRWSARLPGTQRRAAARTDAVPSDRRGESSVPAARAEQLTDEALSVPAVDELPVREVLDRVPALVALVHGPDHRLAYVNDAYVTAFGPRPLGDPAREALPELDELGLFPLLDQVLRSGKPRTVKSRKAPDGRSYTFACTPVTDTEDGGVLIFATDVTDHAEAAERLRASERRQRETAVTLQRSLLPQVLEQPDDLRVAATYQPGGTEAAVGGDWYDVITLGGGRTALVIGDVMGRGVRAAAVMGQLRTAVRAYARLDLPPHEILQLLDGLATEIDANQIATCVYAIHDPNEGRLVYASAGHLPILIRDENGQVVRADEPTGPPLGTGGWMHTSGTVALSPGSTAVLYTDGLVERRNEDLDEGIASLERALAGATGTPQVVCDRLVRTAGVTADHDDDVAVLVLQHPSRTGPDSDLFRNAALELLGGVEAAPRARAFASGVLTSWRFPPDLHDLGVLATSELVANSLQHGIPPMRLRLRRTDRRLIIEVTDGDDHLPRRRRAEPGDESGRGIAIVATIASNWGSRRTPGGGKAVWCEFALPKG; encoded by the coding sequence GTGAACTTCACGCGCTGGAGCGCCCGGCTCCCCGGAACGCAGCGCCGCGCCGCAGCGCGGACCGACGCGGTCCCCTCGGACCGGCGGGGCGAGAGCTCTGTGCCCGCCGCCCGCGCCGAGCAGCTCACCGACGAGGCGCTGTCCGTGCCCGCCGTCGACGAACTGCCGGTCCGCGAGGTCCTCGACCGCGTCCCGGCCCTCGTCGCCCTCGTCCACGGCCCCGACCACCGCCTCGCCTACGTCAACGACGCCTACGTGACGGCCTTCGGCCCCCGCCCCCTCGGCGACCCGGCCCGCGAGGCCCTCCCGGAACTCGACGAACTCGGCCTCTTCCCGCTCCTCGACCAGGTCCTGCGCAGCGGCAAGCCACGCACGGTCAAGTCCCGCAAGGCCCCCGACGGCCGCTCCTACACCTTCGCCTGCACCCCGGTCACGGACACCGAGGACGGCGGCGTACTGATCTTCGCCACCGACGTCACCGACCACGCCGAAGCCGCCGAACGCCTCCGCGCCAGCGAACGCCGCCAGCGCGAAACCGCCGTCACCCTCCAGCGCTCCCTCCTGCCCCAGGTCCTCGAACAGCCCGACGACCTGCGCGTCGCCGCGACCTACCAGCCGGGCGGCACGGAAGCCGCGGTGGGCGGCGACTGGTACGACGTGATCACCCTCGGCGGCGGCCGCACGGCCCTCGTCATCGGCGACGTCATGGGCAGAGGCGTGCGCGCGGCCGCGGTCATGGGCCAACTCCGTACGGCCGTCCGCGCGTACGCCCGTCTCGACCTCCCCCCGCACGAGATCCTCCAGCTCCTCGACGGCCTCGCCACCGAGATCGACGCCAACCAGATCGCCACCTGCGTGTACGCCATCCACGATCCGAACGAGGGACGGCTGGTGTACGCCTCGGCCGGCCACCTGCCGATCCTCATCCGCGACGAGAACGGCCAGGTCGTCCGGGCGGACGAGCCCACCGGCCCGCCCCTGGGGACCGGCGGCTGGATGCACACGTCGGGCACGGTCGCCCTCAGCCCGGGCTCGACCGCCGTCCTCTACACGGACGGCCTGGTGGAACGCCGCAACGAGGACCTCGACGAGGGCATCGCCAGCCTGGAGCGTGCCCTGGCCGGCGCGACCGGCACACCTCAGGTCGTCTGCGACCGCCTGGTCCGCACGGCAGGCGTCACCGCCGACCACGACGACGACGTCGCGGTCCTGGTCCTCCAGCACCCGTCCCGCACGGGCCCCGACAGCGACCTCTTCCGCAACGCGGCCCTGGAACTCCTGGGCGGCGTAGAAGCGGCCCCACGCGCGCGTGCCTTCGCCTCCGGAGTCCTGACCAGCTGGCGCTTCCCGCCCGACCTGCACGACCTGGGCGTCCTGGCGACCAGCGAACTGGTCGCCAACTCCCTCCAGCACGGCATCCCACCCATGCGGTTGAGGCTCCGCCGTACTGATCGGCGCCTGATCATCGAGGTGACGGACGGCGACGACCACCTCCCCAGACGCCGCCGCGCGGAACCCGGCGACGAGTCCGGGCGAGGCATCGCCATCGTCGCCACGATCGCCTCGAACTGGGGCTCGCGCAGAACCCCCGGGGGCGGCAAGGCGGTGTGGTGCGAGTTCGCCCTACCGAAGGGCTAG
- a CDS encoding TetR/AcrR family transcriptional regulator produces MHIQDNHWSSASAIAPGGAIGMAAGNGRADGGRSTPLRVDAQRNLEHVLRAAREVFGELGYGAPMEDVARRARVGVGTVYRRFPSKDVLVRRIAEEETSRLTDQARAALGQEDEPWSALSRFLRTSVASGAGRLLPPQVLRVGVADDGSGLDEARVPQQRTQPGAGELRLVHEETSAVPADDAGATALLEVVGQLVERARAAGELRADVSVSDVLLVIATAAPSLPDAAQQAAASARLLDILLEGLRSRPV; encoded by the coding sequence ATGCACATTCAGGACAATCATTGGTCGTCTGCTTCTGCGATCGCACCCGGCGGTGCGATCGGCATGGCGGCAGGCAATGGACGCGCGGACGGAGGGCGGTCGACACCGCTGCGCGTGGACGCACAGCGCAATCTGGAGCACGTACTGCGTGCGGCCCGTGAGGTCTTCGGCGAGCTGGGGTACGGCGCGCCGATGGAGGATGTGGCGCGGCGCGCGCGGGTCGGTGTCGGCACGGTGTACCGGCGCTTCCCGAGCAAGGACGTCCTGGTGCGGCGGATAGCCGAGGAGGAGACCTCCCGGCTGACCGACCAGGCACGGGCCGCGCTCGGCCAGGAGGACGAGCCCTGGTCGGCGCTGTCGCGCTTCCTGCGGACGTCCGTGGCGTCGGGTGCCGGGCGGCTGCTGCCGCCGCAGGTGCTGCGCGTCGGGGTCGCCGACGACGGCTCCGGCCTCGACGAGGCCCGGGTGCCGCAGCAGCGCACCCAGCCGGGGGCCGGAGAGCTGCGGCTGGTCCATGAGGAGACGTCGGCGGTCCCCGCGGACGACGCGGGCGCCACGGCGCTGCTGGAGGTCGTGGGGCAGCTCGTGGAGCGGGCGCGCGCGGCGGGCGAGCTGCGGGCCGATGTGTCGGTGTCGGACGTACTGCTGGTGATCGCGACGGCGGCGCCCTCGCTGCCGGATGCGGCGCAGCAGGCGGCGGCCTCGGCGCGGCTGCTGGACATTCTGCTGGAGGGGTTGCGGTCGCGTCCGGTGTGA
- a CDS encoding MarR family winged helix-turn-helix transcriptional regulator, with the protein MAETPGVTEPTLEEQIAAYQREFQDLDPQVEKIVSALSRLNRRMNVAYGRQTSALGISNAEWEVLKALVLSGAPYRMGPGDLAKRLGLTPAAMTHRIDRMVTEGLVTRERDESNRVRVIVELTAEGREKWLEAMRLATVFEEDLLQDLSAEERTALGEVLTRLLRRVEHAQPDAGGRLTDLD; encoded by the coding sequence ATGGCCGAGACCCCTGGCGTCACCGAGCCGACGCTCGAAGAACAGATCGCCGCCTACCAGCGCGAGTTTCAGGACCTCGACCCCCAGGTCGAGAAGATCGTCTCGGCCCTGTCCCGCCTGAACCGCCGTATGAACGTCGCCTACGGCCGCCAGACCTCCGCCCTCGGCATCAGCAACGCCGAGTGGGAGGTCCTCAAGGCCCTCGTCCTCTCCGGCGCCCCCTACCGCATGGGCCCCGGCGACCTCGCCAAGCGACTCGGCCTCACCCCGGCCGCGATGACCCACCGGATCGACCGCATGGTCACCGAGGGCCTGGTCACCCGCGAGCGCGACGAGTCCAACCGCGTCCGCGTCATCGTGGAGCTGACCGCCGAGGGCCGCGAGAAGTGGCTGGAGGCGATGCGCCTCGCGACGGTCTTCGAGGAGGACCTCCTCCAGGACCTGTCCGCGGAGGAGCGCACGGCCCTCGGCGAGGTCCTCACCCGACTCCTGCGCAGGGTGGAGCACGCCCAGCCCGACGCCGGCGGTCGTCTCACGGACCTCGACTGA
- a CDS encoding MFS transporter — MTRAMGAAMRRIHVGNALSAFGLGFTVPYLYVYVAQVRGLGAMTAALVLAVFAVAALVVLPFAGRAIVRRGPLPVLLAALITAAAGALSLGLAANATAVLLSAAGLGAGQAVMQPALATMIVDCSSAETRSRAFATQFFLQNLGLGVGGLIGGHLVDATRVSSFTLLFAIEAAMFLLLVVVMVTVRMPHSPQIGRAPAGSAKGSWKQLLSNRAMVQLCVLGFVLFFACYGQFESGLSAYGVEAAGISTSALGTALAANTGMIVVAQFLVLRFVERQRRSRVIAAVGLIWAVAWIAAGYAGLGHGSQAMATAAFVSTYALFGLGEAMLSPTVAPLVADLAPSGLAGQYNSAFALVKQLALAVGPAVGGPMGASLHAPYIVTFLLFSLGITYLAVRLGRQLTDVQDQPWLRKSRVVAQGGTPVESITA; from the coding sequence GTGACCAGGGCGATGGGTGCAGCGATGCGCCGGATCCATGTGGGCAATGCACTCAGCGCGTTCGGGCTCGGTTTCACCGTCCCCTACCTGTATGTCTATGTGGCGCAGGTGCGGGGACTGGGGGCGATGACGGCGGCTCTCGTGCTCGCCGTGTTCGCCGTGGCCGCGCTGGTCGTGCTGCCGTTCGCCGGGCGGGCCATCGTCCGGCGAGGCCCGCTGCCGGTGCTGCTCGCCGCCCTGATCACCGCCGCGGCCGGTGCGCTGAGCCTGGGGCTCGCCGCCAATGCCACCGCTGTCTTGCTGTCGGCGGCCGGTCTCGGGGCGGGGCAGGCCGTGATGCAGCCGGCGCTCGCGACGATGATCGTGGACTGCTCGTCGGCCGAGACCCGGTCGCGGGCGTTCGCCACGCAGTTCTTTCTGCAGAACCTGGGGCTGGGTGTGGGTGGCCTCATCGGCGGTCATCTCGTCGATGCCACGCGCGTCAGCTCCTTCACTCTGCTGTTCGCGATCGAGGCGGCGATGTTCCTGCTGCTGGTCGTGGTGATGGTGACCGTGCGGATGCCGCACTCGCCGCAGATCGGCCGGGCGCCTGCCGGGTCGGCCAAGGGCAGCTGGAAGCAGTTGCTGTCCAACCGGGCCATGGTGCAGCTGTGCGTGCTGGGCTTTGTGCTGTTCTTCGCGTGCTACGGGCAGTTCGAGTCGGGGCTCAGTGCGTACGGGGTCGAGGCGGCCGGGATCTCGACGTCCGCGCTCGGGACCGCCCTGGCCGCGAACACCGGGATGATCGTGGTGGCGCAGTTCCTCGTTCTGAGGTTTGTGGAGCGGCAGAGGCGGTCTCGGGTGATCGCCGCCGTGGGGCTCATCTGGGCCGTGGCCTGGATCGCGGCCGGGTACGCGGGGCTGGGACATGGCAGTCAGGCCATGGCGACGGCGGCGTTCGTCTCGACGTACGCGCTCTTCGGGCTGGGTGAGGCGATGCTGTCGCCGACGGTTGCCCCGCTGGTGGCCGATCTTGCGCCGAGTGGGCTGGCCGGGCAGTACAACTCCGCGTTCGCGCTGGTCAAGCAGTTGGCGCTGGCGGTCGGGCCTGCGGTGGGCGGGCCCATGGGAGCGTCGCTGCATGCGCCGTACATCGTGACGTTCCTGCTGTTCTCGCTGGGCATCACCTACCTCGCGGTGCGGTTGGGGCGGCAGCTGACGGACGTACAGGATCAGCCGTGGCTGAGGAAGAGCCGGGTGGTTGCCCAGGGTGGGACACCGGTGGAGTCCATCACCGCCTAG
- a CDS encoding NAD(P)/FAD-dependent oxidoreductase: MVKERARILVVGGGYVGMYTALRLQRKLKRELRQGDAEITVVTPDPYMTYQPFLPEAAAGNISPRHVVVPLRRVLDQCHVIIGEATAIDHAKRTATLTTLATEEEGTGPQRLSYDELVLAPGSISRTLPIPGLADHGIGFKTVEEAIGLRNHVIEQMDIASSTRDPAIRDAALTFVFVGGGYAGVEALGELEDMARYAARYYHNIKPEDMKWILVEASDRILPEVGEEMGRYTVTQLRRRNIQVLLQTRLESCEGRVAVLSDGQRFPTRTVVWTAGVKPHPILAATDLPLNGRGRLKATAELTIEGTTHAWAAGDAAAVPDVSSGDPGKECAPNAQHALRQAKVLGDNIAHSLRGEPLETYAHKYAGSVASLGLHKGVAHVYGRKLKGYPAWFMHRVYHLSRVPTVNRKARVLAEWTLSGLFKREIVSLGSLEHPRAEFELAAGGKSSGKPSDDPKGST; encoded by the coding sequence ATGGTGAAGGAACGTGCGCGCATTCTCGTTGTCGGCGGCGGCTACGTCGGGATGTACACCGCCCTGCGCCTCCAACGGAAGCTGAAACGGGAGCTGAGGCAGGGTGACGCCGAGATCACCGTCGTCACCCCCGACCCGTACATGACGTACCAGCCGTTCCTCCCCGAAGCCGCCGCCGGCAACATCTCCCCCCGCCATGTCGTCGTACCGCTGCGCCGCGTCCTCGACCAGTGCCACGTCATCATCGGCGAGGCCACGGCCATCGACCACGCCAAACGCACCGCGACGCTCACCACCCTCGCCACCGAGGAGGAGGGCACGGGCCCGCAGCGGCTGTCGTACGACGAACTGGTCCTCGCACCCGGCTCGATCTCGCGCACGCTCCCCATCCCCGGCCTCGCCGACCACGGCATCGGCTTCAAGACCGTCGAGGAAGCCATCGGCCTGCGCAACCACGTCATCGAGCAGATGGACATCGCCTCCTCCACCCGCGACCCCGCGATCCGCGACGCGGCGCTCACCTTCGTCTTCGTAGGGGGCGGTTACGCCGGAGTCGAGGCGCTCGGCGAGCTCGAGGACATGGCCCGCTACGCCGCGCGCTACTACCACAACATCAAGCCCGAGGACATGAAGTGGATCCTCGTCGAGGCCTCTGACCGCATCCTGCCCGAGGTCGGCGAGGAGATGGGCCGCTACACCGTCACCCAGCTGCGCCGCCGCAACATCCAGGTGCTCCTGCAGACCCGCCTCGAATCCTGCGAGGGCCGGGTCGCCGTACTCAGCGACGGACAGCGCTTCCCGACCCGTACGGTCGTCTGGACGGCCGGCGTCAAACCCCACCCGATCCTCGCCGCCACCGACCTCCCGCTCAACGGCCGCGGACGCCTGAAAGCCACCGCCGAGCTGACGATCGAGGGCACCACGCACGCGTGGGCAGCGGGAGACGCGGCCGCGGTCCCCGACGTCTCCTCCGGCGACCCCGGCAAGGAGTGCGCCCCCAACGCCCAGCACGCCCTGCGCCAGGCCAAGGTTCTCGGCGACAACATCGCGCATTCACTGCGTGGCGAGCCGCTGGAGACCTACGCGCACAAATATGCGGGCTCGGTCGCCTCCCTGGGACTCCACAAAGGTGTCGCACACGTCTACGGACGCAAGCTGAAGGGCTACCCTGCCTGGTTCATGCACCGCGTCTACCACCTCAGCAGGGTGCCGACCGTCAACCGCAAGGCCCGCGTACTGGCCGAGTGGACACTGTCGGGGCTCTTCAAGCGGGAGATCGTCTCCCTCGGTTCGCTCGAACATCCCCGAGCGGAGTTCGAACTCGCGGCCGGTGGAAAGTCATCAGGTAAGCCCTCGGACGACCCGAAGGGGTCGACCTGA
- a CDS encoding sigma-70 family RNA polymerase sigma factor: MSVDGRDESLGDGEAEPSGLTSPQVPSQGGRAGVPPVGDPPEGSVPAQRDWREDEWREDSVLPPPIELPPSDADLIERMRSGDDTAYEELYRRHADAVRRYARTCCRDAHTADDLTAEVFARMLQAVRGGSGPEHAVRAYLLTSVRRVAANWTKSAKREQLVDDFAVFATQAARASEVSDDTASIGSFGAGLELGADVRAMHEAEQSMAMQAFRSLPERWQAVLWHTEVEDESPSEVATLFGLDANGTRVLASRAREGLKQAYLQAHVSATLATDEECARYADRLGAFARGGLRTRAERGLRKHLEECAKCRVAAGQIKEVAGGIPAVVPIAVIGWFGAAGYAKVAALIAGGTGAGAAGVAGAASAASGGSSGGAGGGGGAAASEGLGAPVKAGIAAGVVAVAAAAVALALIGDDEPAKKPVAKPPVSSPALQPGAETPAPPKREPAPNPPMIAFDPPPTPAPTPTPTPTPTPTPTSTPTPSPTPKPTPTPTPTPPPPPADYQWSDLAYDVSGDGTEPEMRLGESSWVWQRYGISIADKRYAHGVTVHGRSSVTIDLNRECTSYDAQVGVDDLTLGLGKVYFSVQADGVQLWKSGLIKGGDQAVPLHVDLTGRKTVRLVVEPHSHFDNLMLADWAESKFVCA, encoded by the coding sequence ATGAGCGTTGACGGGCGGGACGAGTCACTCGGTGACGGCGAGGCGGAGCCCAGTGGGCTGACGTCGCCGCAGGTGCCGAGCCAGGGCGGGCGGGCGGGTGTACCGCCGGTCGGGGACCCCCCGGAAGGCAGTGTTCCGGCGCAGCGCGACTGGCGTGAGGACGAGTGGCGCGAGGACAGCGTCCTGCCGCCGCCGATCGAGTTGCCGCCCTCCGACGCCGACCTGATCGAGCGGATGCGCTCGGGCGACGACACGGCGTACGAGGAGCTGTACCGGCGCCATGCGGACGCGGTGCGCCGGTACGCGCGCACCTGCTGCCGGGACGCCCACACCGCGGACGACCTCACCGCCGAGGTCTTCGCCCGCATGCTGCAGGCGGTGCGGGGCGGCTCCGGGCCCGAGCACGCCGTACGCGCGTATCTGCTCACCTCGGTCCGCCGGGTCGCCGCGAACTGGACGAAGTCGGCGAAGCGGGAGCAACTGGTCGACGATTTCGCGGTGTTCGCCACGCAAGCCGCGCGGGCGTCCGAGGTGTCCGACGACACTGCATCCATTGGCTCCTTCGGAGCGGGGCTGGAACTGGGCGCCGACGTGCGCGCGATGCACGAGGCCGAGCAGTCCATGGCCATGCAGGCCTTCCGGTCGCTGCCGGAGCGGTGGCAGGCCGTGCTGTGGCACACCGAGGTGGAGGACGAGTCGCCGAGCGAGGTCGCCACCCTCTTCGGGCTGGACGCCAACGGCACGCGCGTGCTCGCCAGCCGCGCCCGCGAGGGCCTCAAGCAGGCCTACCTCCAGGCCCACGTCAGCGCCACCCTCGCCACCGACGAGGAGTGCGCCCGCTACGCCGACCGGCTCGGCGCCTTCGCCCGCGGCGGCCTGCGCACCCGGGCCGAACGGGGCCTGCGCAAGCACCTGGAGGAGTGCGCCAAGTGCCGGGTGGCCGCGGGCCAGATCAAGGAAGTCGCCGGTGGCATCCCCGCCGTCGTACCGATCGCGGTCATCGGTTGGTTCGGCGCCGCCGGCTACGCCAAGGTGGCCGCGCTCATCGCCGGGGGCACCGGAGCGGGCGCGGCGGGAGTCGCCGGTGCGGCCTCGGCGGCGAGCGGCGGTTCGTCCGGCGGGGCAGGGGGCGGTGGCGGTGCGGCTGCCTCCGAGGGGCTGGGTGCGCCGGTCAAGGCGGGTATCGCGGCCGGTGTGGTCGCGGTGGCCGCCGCCGCGGTGGCGCTGGCACTGATCGGCGACGACGAGCCGGCCAAGAAGCCGGTGGCCAAGCCGCCAGTGTCCTCGCCGGCGCTACAGCCCGGGGCGGAGACACCGGCGCCCCCGAAGCGGGAACCCGCGCCGAATCCTCCGATGATCGCGTTCGATCCGCCCCCGACGCCGGCTCCCACGCCCACACCTACGCCTACGCCGACCCCGACCCCGACATCGACGCCCACCCCGAGCCCGACACCCAAGCCCACGCCCACTCCCACCCCGACACCCCCACCGCCCCCGGCCGACTACCAGTGGAGCGACCTGGCGTACGACGTCAGCGGCGACGGCACCGAGCCGGAGATGCGGCTCGGTGAGAGCAGTTGGGTGTGGCAGCGGTACGGCATCTCGATCGCCGACAAGCGGTACGCACACGGCGTGACCGTGCACGGCAGGTCCTCCGTGACCATCGACCTCAACCGTGAATGCACGTCCTACGACGCACAGGTCGGCGTCGACGACCTGACGCTGGGGCTCGGCAAGGTCTACTTCTCCGTCCAGGCCGACGGGGTCCAGCTGTGGAAGTCCGGCCTGATCAAGGGCGGAGACCAGGCGGTCCCGCTCCATGTCGACCTCACCGGACGCAAGACCGTACGGCTGGTGGTCGAGCCGCACAGCCACTTCGACAACCTCATGCTCGCGGACTGGGCGGAGTCGAAGTTCGTCTGCGCGTAG